One genomic region from Argentina anserina chromosome 2, drPotAnse1.1, whole genome shotgun sequence encodes:
- the LOC126784710 gene encoding transcription factor bHLH113-like isoform X6, with protein sequence MADKEGSEVDQLGVTEGTSFSQLLFEVENDVVGLRVNDHHHQNQIFNYTNTNTNTCSSLYSAADLKSPKMLCFGDFHENDDSNNLHLGEFGFPEISVSRPAQNSGLTCSESSSVSSTTTAKAALSSSKSNSNQKKRNGVAQEQVQCAKEENTQAGQRSSKKRRTDKPAAAKREKLGERISALQQLVSPFGKTDTASVLHEAMGYIRFLHDQVQVLCSPYLQRLPSLSPEGRDGAEKKGSHDLRSRGLCLVPTDYTTHVANNNGADYWSSAGGK encoded by the exons ATGGCTGACAAGGAAGGCTCTGAGGTGGACCAGCTTGGGGTCACAGAAGGGACGAGCTTCTCTCAGCTACTCTTCGAAGTCGAGAATGATGTGGTGGGTCTCCGTGTTAacgatcatcatcatcaaaaccAAATCTTCAACTACACCAACACCAACACCAACACCTGTTCTTCTCTTTATTCGGCTGCCGACCTTAAATCCCCCAAAATGCTCTGTTTCGGCGACTTTCATGAGAACGACGACAGCAATAATCTCCACCTTGGGGAATTTGGGTTCCCggagatttcagtttcccgGCCAGCGCAGAATTCAGGGCTCACATGCAGCGAGTCCTCCTCTGTTTCTTCCACCACCACCGCCAAGGCGGCCTTGTCGTCCTCCAAGTCTAATAGTAac CAGAAGAAGCGAAACGGGGTGGCGCAAGAACAGGTCCAATGTGCAAAGGAGGAGAACACTCAGGCCGGCCAGAGAAGCTCTAAGAAGCGGAGAACCGACAAACCCGCTGCCGCAAAG agagagaagcttGGAGAAAGAATCTCAGCTCTGCAACAACTCGTGTCACCCTTTGGAAAG ACGGACACAGCCTCAGTGCTACATGAAGCCATGGGATACATAAGGTTCTTACACGACCAAGTTCAAGTTCTGTGCTCGCCATACCTGCAACGCTTGCCTTCATTGTCACCT GAGGGAAGAGATGGGGCGGAGAAGAAGGGCAGTCATGACCTGAGAAGCAGGGGACTGTGTTTGGTGCCGACGGATTACACGACACACGTGGCGAACAACAACGGTGCGGATTACTGGTCGTCGGCAGGCGGAAAATAA
- the LOC126784710 gene encoding transcription factor bHLH113-like isoform X1: MADKEGSEVDQLGVTEGTSFSQLLFEVENDVVGLRVNDHHHQNQIFNYTNTNTNTCSSLYSAADLKSPKMLCFGDFHENDDSNNLHLGEFGFPEISVSRPAQNSGLTCSESSSVSSTTTAKAALSSSKSNSNQKKRNGVAQEQVQCAKEENTQAGQRSSKKRRTDKPAAAKKREKLGERISALQQLVSPFGKTDTASVLHEAMGYIRFLHDQVQVLCSPYLQRLPSLSPVSPSKPQTQPNSNSPFSCQINFVSSSFFPPSLITLVGDLTRPDPLLYATSYS, from the exons ATGGCTGACAAGGAAGGCTCTGAGGTGGACCAGCTTGGGGTCACAGAAGGGACGAGCTTCTCTCAGCTACTCTTCGAAGTCGAGAATGATGTGGTGGGTCTCCGTGTTAacgatcatcatcatcaaaaccAAATCTTCAACTACACCAACACCAACACCAACACCTGTTCTTCTCTTTATTCGGCTGCCGACCTTAAATCCCCCAAAATGCTCTGTTTCGGCGACTTTCATGAGAACGACGACAGCAATAATCTCCACCTTGGGGAATTTGGGTTCCCggagatttcagtttcccgGCCAGCGCAGAATTCAGGGCTCACATGCAGCGAGTCCTCCTCTGTTTCTTCCACCACCACCGCCAAGGCGGCCTTGTCGTCCTCCAAGTCTAATAGTAac CAGAAGAAGCGAAACGGGGTGGCGCAAGAACAGGTCCAATGTGCAAAGGAGGAGAACACTCAGGCCGGCCAGAGAAGCTCTAAGAAGCGGAGAACCGACAAACCCGCTGCCGCAAAG aagagagagaagcttGGAGAAAGAATCTCAGCTCTGCAACAACTCGTGTCACCCTTTGGAAAG ACGGACACAGCCTCAGTGCTACATGAAGCCATGGGATACATAAGGTTCTTACACGACCAAGTTCAAGTTCTGTGCTCGCCATACCTGCAACGCTTGCCTTCATTGTCACCTGTAAGTCCCTCCAAACCCCAAACCCAGCCAAATTCCAACTCACCTTTCTCTTGTCAGATCAATTTTGTTTCCTCTTCCTTCTTCCCACCCTCATTGATAACTCTTGTTGGTGACCTGACCCGACCTGACCCTTTACTCTATGCCACGTCATATTCATGA
- the LOC126784710 gene encoding transcription factor bHLH113-like isoform X4, whose product MADKEGSEVDQLGVTEGTSFSQLLFEVENDVVGLRVNDHHHQNQIFNYTNTNTNTCSSLYSAADLKSPKMLCFGDFHENDDSNNLHLGEFGFPEISVSRPAQNSGLTCSESSSVSSTTTAKAALSSSKSNSNKKRNGVAQEQVQCAKEENTQAGQRSSKKRRTDKPAAAKREKLGERISALQQLVSPFGKTDTASVLHEAMGYIRFLHDQVQVLCSPYLQRLPSLSPVSPSKPQTQPNSNSPFSCQINFVSSSFFPPSLITLVGDLTRPDPLLYATSYS is encoded by the exons ATGGCTGACAAGGAAGGCTCTGAGGTGGACCAGCTTGGGGTCACAGAAGGGACGAGCTTCTCTCAGCTACTCTTCGAAGTCGAGAATGATGTGGTGGGTCTCCGTGTTAacgatcatcatcatcaaaaccAAATCTTCAACTACACCAACACCAACACCAACACCTGTTCTTCTCTTTATTCGGCTGCCGACCTTAAATCCCCCAAAATGCTCTGTTTCGGCGACTTTCATGAGAACGACGACAGCAATAATCTCCACCTTGGGGAATTTGGGTTCCCggagatttcagtttcccgGCCAGCGCAGAATTCAGGGCTCACATGCAGCGAGTCCTCCTCTGTTTCTTCCACCACCACCGCCAAGGCGGCCTTGTCGTCCTCCAAGTCTAATAGTAac AAGAAGCGAAACGGGGTGGCGCAAGAACAGGTCCAATGTGCAAAGGAGGAGAACACTCAGGCCGGCCAGAGAAGCTCTAAGAAGCGGAGAACCGACAAACCCGCTGCCGCAAAG agagagaagcttGGAGAAAGAATCTCAGCTCTGCAACAACTCGTGTCACCCTTTGGAAAG ACGGACACAGCCTCAGTGCTACATGAAGCCATGGGATACATAAGGTTCTTACACGACCAAGTTCAAGTTCTGTGCTCGCCATACCTGCAACGCTTGCCTTCATTGTCACCTGTAAGTCCCTCCAAACCCCAAACCCAGCCAAATTCCAACTCACCTTTCTCTTGTCAGATCAATTTTGTTTCCTCTTCCTTCTTCCCACCCTCATTGATAACTCTTGTTGGTGACCTGACCCGACCTGACCCTTTACTCTATGCCACGTCATATTCATGA
- the LOC126784710 gene encoding transcription factor bHLH113-like isoform X5, translated as MADKEGSEVDQLGVTEGTSFSQLLFEVENDVVGLRVNDHHHQNQIFNYTNTNTNTCSSLYSAADLKSPKMLCFGDFHENDDSNNLHLGEFGFPEISVSRPAQNSGLTCSESSSVSSTTTAKAALSSSKSNSNQKKRNGVAQEQVQCAKEENTQAGQRSSKKRRTDKPAAAKKREKLGERISALQQLVSPFGKTDTASVLHEAMGYIRFLHDQVQVLCSPYLQRLPSLSPEGRDGAEKKGSHDLRSRGLCLVPTDYTTHVANNNGADYWSSAGGK; from the exons ATGGCTGACAAGGAAGGCTCTGAGGTGGACCAGCTTGGGGTCACAGAAGGGACGAGCTTCTCTCAGCTACTCTTCGAAGTCGAGAATGATGTGGTGGGTCTCCGTGTTAacgatcatcatcatcaaaaccAAATCTTCAACTACACCAACACCAACACCAACACCTGTTCTTCTCTTTATTCGGCTGCCGACCTTAAATCCCCCAAAATGCTCTGTTTCGGCGACTTTCATGAGAACGACGACAGCAATAATCTCCACCTTGGGGAATTTGGGTTCCCggagatttcagtttcccgGCCAGCGCAGAATTCAGGGCTCACATGCAGCGAGTCCTCCTCTGTTTCTTCCACCACCACCGCCAAGGCGGCCTTGTCGTCCTCCAAGTCTAATAGTAac CAGAAGAAGCGAAACGGGGTGGCGCAAGAACAGGTCCAATGTGCAAAGGAGGAGAACACTCAGGCCGGCCAGAGAAGCTCTAAGAAGCGGAGAACCGACAAACCCGCTGCCGCAAAG aagagagagaagcttGGAGAAAGAATCTCAGCTCTGCAACAACTCGTGTCACCCTTTGGAAAG ACGGACACAGCCTCAGTGCTACATGAAGCCATGGGATACATAAGGTTCTTACACGACCAAGTTCAAGTTCTGTGCTCGCCATACCTGCAACGCTTGCCTTCATTGTCACCT GAGGGAAGAGATGGGGCGGAGAAGAAGGGCAGTCATGACCTGAGAAGCAGGGGACTGTGTTTGGTGCCGACGGATTACACGACACACGTGGCGAACAACAACGGTGCGGATTACTGGTCGTCGGCAGGCGGAAAATAA
- the LOC126784710 gene encoding transcription factor bHLH113-like isoform X8 — protein sequence MADKEGSEVDQLGVTEGTSFSQLLFEVENDVVGLRVNDHHHQNQIFNYTNTNTNTCSSLYSAADLKSPKMLCFGDFHENDDSNNLHLGEFGFPEISVSRPAQNSGLTCSESSSVSSTTTAKAALSSSKSNSNQKKRNGVAQEQVQCAKEENTQAGQRSSKKRRTDKPAAAKKREKLGERISALQQLVSPFGKTDTASVLHEAMGYIRFLHDQVQVLCSPYLQRLPSLSPSPGRVPP from the exons ATGGCTGACAAGGAAGGCTCTGAGGTGGACCAGCTTGGGGTCACAGAAGGGACGAGCTTCTCTCAGCTACTCTTCGAAGTCGAGAATGATGTGGTGGGTCTCCGTGTTAacgatcatcatcatcaaaaccAAATCTTCAACTACACCAACACCAACACCAACACCTGTTCTTCTCTTTATTCGGCTGCCGACCTTAAATCCCCCAAAATGCTCTGTTTCGGCGACTTTCATGAGAACGACGACAGCAATAATCTCCACCTTGGGGAATTTGGGTTCCCggagatttcagtttcccgGCCAGCGCAGAATTCAGGGCTCACATGCAGCGAGTCCTCCTCTGTTTCTTCCACCACCACCGCCAAGGCGGCCTTGTCGTCCTCCAAGTCTAATAGTAac CAGAAGAAGCGAAACGGGGTGGCGCAAGAACAGGTCCAATGTGCAAAGGAGGAGAACACTCAGGCCGGCCAGAGAAGCTCTAAGAAGCGGAGAACCGACAAACCCGCTGCCGCAAAG aagagagagaagcttGGAGAAAGAATCTCAGCTCTGCAACAACTCGTGTCACCCTTTGGAAAG ACGGACACAGCCTCAGTGCTACATGAAGCCATGGGATACATAAGGTTCTTACACGACCAAGTTCAAGTTCTGTGCTCGCCATACCTGCAACGCTTGCCTTCATTGTCACCT TCTCCGGGAAGGGTCCCACCCTGA
- the LOC126784710 gene encoding transcription factor bHLH113-like isoform X3, whose amino-acid sequence MADKEGSEVDQLGVTEGTSFSQLLFEVENDVVGLRVNDHHHQNQIFNYTNTNTNTCSSLYSAADLKSPKMLCFGDFHENDDSNNLHLGEFGFPEISVSRPAQNSGLTCSESSSVSSTTTAKAALSSSKSNSNKKRNGVAQEQVQCAKEENTQAGQRSSKKRRTDKPAAAKKREKLGERISALQQLVSPFGKTDTASVLHEAMGYIRFLHDQVQVLCSPYLQRLPSLSPVSPSKPQTQPNSNSPFSCQINFVSSSFFPPSLITLVGDLTRPDPLLYATSYS is encoded by the exons ATGGCTGACAAGGAAGGCTCTGAGGTGGACCAGCTTGGGGTCACAGAAGGGACGAGCTTCTCTCAGCTACTCTTCGAAGTCGAGAATGATGTGGTGGGTCTCCGTGTTAacgatcatcatcatcaaaaccAAATCTTCAACTACACCAACACCAACACCAACACCTGTTCTTCTCTTTATTCGGCTGCCGACCTTAAATCCCCCAAAATGCTCTGTTTCGGCGACTTTCATGAGAACGACGACAGCAATAATCTCCACCTTGGGGAATTTGGGTTCCCggagatttcagtttcccgGCCAGCGCAGAATTCAGGGCTCACATGCAGCGAGTCCTCCTCTGTTTCTTCCACCACCACCGCCAAGGCGGCCTTGTCGTCCTCCAAGTCTAATAGTAac AAGAAGCGAAACGGGGTGGCGCAAGAACAGGTCCAATGTGCAAAGGAGGAGAACACTCAGGCCGGCCAGAGAAGCTCTAAGAAGCGGAGAACCGACAAACCCGCTGCCGCAAAG aagagagagaagcttGGAGAAAGAATCTCAGCTCTGCAACAACTCGTGTCACCCTTTGGAAAG ACGGACACAGCCTCAGTGCTACATGAAGCCATGGGATACATAAGGTTCTTACACGACCAAGTTCAAGTTCTGTGCTCGCCATACCTGCAACGCTTGCCTTCATTGTCACCTGTAAGTCCCTCCAAACCCCAAACCCAGCCAAATTCCAACTCACCTTTCTCTTGTCAGATCAATTTTGTTTCCTCTTCCTTCTTCCCACCCTCATTGATAACTCTTGTTGGTGACCTGACCCGACCTGACCCTTTACTCTATGCCACGTCATATTCATGA
- the LOC126784710 gene encoding transcription factor bHLH113-like isoform X7: MADKEGSEVDQLGVTEGTSFSQLLFEVENDVVGLRVNDHHHQNQIFNYTNTNTNTCSSLYSAADLKSPKMLCFGDFHENDDSNNLHLGEFGFPEISVSRPAQNSGLTCSESSSVSSTTTAKAALSSSKSNSNKKRNGVAQEQVQCAKEENTQAGQRSSKKRRTDKPAAAKREKLGERISALQQLVSPFGKTDTASVLHEAMGYIRFLHDQVQVLCSPYLQRLPSLSPEGRDGAEKKGSHDLRSRGLCLVPTDYTTHVANNNGADYWSSAGGK; the protein is encoded by the exons ATGGCTGACAAGGAAGGCTCTGAGGTGGACCAGCTTGGGGTCACAGAAGGGACGAGCTTCTCTCAGCTACTCTTCGAAGTCGAGAATGATGTGGTGGGTCTCCGTGTTAacgatcatcatcatcaaaaccAAATCTTCAACTACACCAACACCAACACCAACACCTGTTCTTCTCTTTATTCGGCTGCCGACCTTAAATCCCCCAAAATGCTCTGTTTCGGCGACTTTCATGAGAACGACGACAGCAATAATCTCCACCTTGGGGAATTTGGGTTCCCggagatttcagtttcccgGCCAGCGCAGAATTCAGGGCTCACATGCAGCGAGTCCTCCTCTGTTTCTTCCACCACCACCGCCAAGGCGGCCTTGTCGTCCTCCAAGTCTAATAGTAac AAGAAGCGAAACGGGGTGGCGCAAGAACAGGTCCAATGTGCAAAGGAGGAGAACACTCAGGCCGGCCAGAGAAGCTCTAAGAAGCGGAGAACCGACAAACCCGCTGCCGCAAAG agagagaagcttGGAGAAAGAATCTCAGCTCTGCAACAACTCGTGTCACCCTTTGGAAAG ACGGACACAGCCTCAGTGCTACATGAAGCCATGGGATACATAAGGTTCTTACACGACCAAGTTCAAGTTCTGTGCTCGCCATACCTGCAACGCTTGCCTTCATTGTCACCT GAGGGAAGAGATGGGGCGGAGAAGAAGGGCAGTCATGACCTGAGAAGCAGGGGACTGTGTTTGGTGCCGACGGATTACACGACACACGTGGCGAACAACAACGGTGCGGATTACTGGTCGTCGGCAGGCGGAAAATAA
- the LOC126784706 gene encoding BRAP2 RING ZnF UBP domain-containing protein 2: MLPSSSTARAGAGASPVDPFRSVAPGEPSSSSSISNITQAFPFSSGNPRIEETRGIILLYRHDGDDAVSIAPINLPVERKPLVCVLGVPNHMTYADFCRFCGSFIQHILEMRIVRTDGMEDRYSVLIRFDSQDSTDHFYKHFNGTRFSSLEVEVCRILFTVDVQYTGSIEHAQASPCSSTEQPACPVCLERLDQEMGGILTTICNHSFHCSCISKWTDTSCPVCRYCQQQPEKSNCFICQTSENLWMCIICGFVGCGRYKEGHAISHWKETQHCYSLEVETQRVWDYAGDNYVHRLIQSKTDGKLVELNSHCRHANDCKGSCECVDSGFSEALLNSRVEAIVDEYNELLATQLENQKMYFESLLQEVQEGTEIEISKAAAKAVPVKKMQDKLDRCVKEKKFLDDLNDNLLKNRDVWKAKIFEVEERDKKASKLKEDKISNLEEQLRNLMLYLETKSSNETEDGTVPPLSINSSKP; the protein is encoded by the exons ATGTTGCCGAGCTCGAGCACAGCACGCGCCGGTGCCGGAGCCTCGCCGGTTGATCCCTTCAGGTCAGTAGCTCCAGGCGAGCCTTCCTCTTCATCTTCCATCTCCAACATCACGCAGGCATTTCCATTCTCTTCTGGAAACCCTAGAATTGAAGAGACCCGCGGCATCATTCTCCTCTACCGCCACGATGGCGACGACGCCGTCTCCATTGCTCCGATTAACCTTCCT GTTGAAAGGAAGCCACTTGTTTGTGTGCTTGGAGTGCCGAATCACATGACGTATGCCGACTTCTGTAGATTCTGTGGGTCTTTCATTCAGCATATATTGGAGATGCGGATTGTGAG GACTGATGGAATGGAGGATCGTTATAGCGTTTTGATTAGGTTCGATAGTCAGGATTCCACAGATCATTTTTACAAGCACTTCAATGGCACTCGGTTCTCATCACTAGAG GTGGAGGTCTGTCGCATACTTTTCACGGTAGATGTTCAATACACTGGTTCAATAGAACATGCACAGGCATCCCCTTGTAGCTCAACTGAGCAGCCAGCATGTCCAGTCTGTCTTG AGAGACTAGACCAAGAAATGGGTGGAATCCTCACAACTATCTGCAATCATTCTTTCCATTGCTCTTGCATTTCAAAATGGACCGATACGTCATGTCCT GTATGTCGATACTGTCAGCAGCAGCCTGAAAAGTCCAATTGTTTCATTTGTCAAACTTCAGAGAATCTCTGGATGTGTATTATCTGTGGCTTTGTTGGTTGTGGGAG GTATAAAGAAGGGCATGCAATAAGTCactggaaagaaacacaacatTGTTATTCTCTTGAGGTGGAAACACAACGTGTGTGGGATTATGCTGGAGACAATTATGTCCACCGCCTAATTCAATCAAAAACTGATGGAAAATTGGTTGAATTGAATTCACACTGTCGGCATGCGAATGATTGCAAAGGAAGTTGCGAGTGTGTAGATTCTGGTTTCAGTGAGGCTCTTTTGAACAGCAGAGTAGAAGCT ATTGTTGATGAGTACAACGAATTGCTTGCGACTCAACTTGAGAACCAAAAAATG TATTTTGAGTCGTTACTTCAAGAAGTTCAAGAGGGAACTGAGATAGAAATTTCTAAAGCTGCAGCAAAGGCGGTGCCAGTAAAGAAAATGCAGGACAAGCTGGATAGATGtgtaaaagagaagaaatttcTGGATGAT CTTAATGATAATCTCTTGAAAAATCGAGACGTTTGGAAAGCGAAGATATTTGAAGTTGAAGAGAG GGATAAAAAGGCTTCAAAATTGAAGGAAGATAAAATAAGCAACTTAGAAGAGCAG CTTAGAAATCTGATGTTGTACCTTGAGACTAAGTCTTCAAATGAAACAGAGGATGGCACTGTACCGCCACTATCGATCAACTCTTCTAAGCCATAA
- the LOC126784710 gene encoding transcription factor bHLH113-like isoform X2 has translation MADKEGSEVDQLGVTEGTSFSQLLFEVENDVVGLRVNDHHHQNQIFNYTNTNTNTCSSLYSAADLKSPKMLCFGDFHENDDSNNLHLGEFGFPEISVSRPAQNSGLTCSESSSVSSTTTAKAALSSSKSNSNQKKRNGVAQEQVQCAKEENTQAGQRSSKKRRTDKPAAAKREKLGERISALQQLVSPFGKTDTASVLHEAMGYIRFLHDQVQVLCSPYLQRLPSLSPVSPSKPQTQPNSNSPFSCQINFVSSSFFPPSLITLVGDLTRPDPLLYATSYS, from the exons ATGGCTGACAAGGAAGGCTCTGAGGTGGACCAGCTTGGGGTCACAGAAGGGACGAGCTTCTCTCAGCTACTCTTCGAAGTCGAGAATGATGTGGTGGGTCTCCGTGTTAacgatcatcatcatcaaaaccAAATCTTCAACTACACCAACACCAACACCAACACCTGTTCTTCTCTTTATTCGGCTGCCGACCTTAAATCCCCCAAAATGCTCTGTTTCGGCGACTTTCATGAGAACGACGACAGCAATAATCTCCACCTTGGGGAATTTGGGTTCCCggagatttcagtttcccgGCCAGCGCAGAATTCAGGGCTCACATGCAGCGAGTCCTCCTCTGTTTCTTCCACCACCACCGCCAAGGCGGCCTTGTCGTCCTCCAAGTCTAATAGTAac CAGAAGAAGCGAAACGGGGTGGCGCAAGAACAGGTCCAATGTGCAAAGGAGGAGAACACTCAGGCCGGCCAGAGAAGCTCTAAGAAGCGGAGAACCGACAAACCCGCTGCCGCAAAG agagagaagcttGGAGAAAGAATCTCAGCTCTGCAACAACTCGTGTCACCCTTTGGAAAG ACGGACACAGCCTCAGTGCTACATGAAGCCATGGGATACATAAGGTTCTTACACGACCAAGTTCAAGTTCTGTGCTCGCCATACCTGCAACGCTTGCCTTCATTGTCACCTGTAAGTCCCTCCAAACCCCAAACCCAGCCAAATTCCAACTCACCTTTCTCTTGTCAGATCAATTTTGTTTCCTCTTCCTTCTTCCCACCCTCATTGATAACTCTTGTTGGTGACCTGACCCGACCTGACCCTTTACTCTATGCCACGTCATATTCATGA
- the LOC126784714 gene encoding LYR motif-containing protein At3g19508, with product MLKALRIYGEALRLVRRLPKDSRPYYAKYLRENFVNYREVEVSDDQALHDLYNRAYIHSLWVLNKYSVDESAADKLKKICSS from the exons ATGTTGAAAGCTCTGAGAATCTACGGGGAGGCTCTGAGATTAGTTCGGCGGCTGCCCAAGGACTCGAGGCCTTACTACGCCAAGTACCTCCGCGAGAATTTCGTCAACTACAGAGAGGTCGAAGTTAGCGATGACCAAGCTCTCCACGACCTCTACAATCGTGCCTACATTCACTCCCTCTGGGTCCTCAACAAG TACTCTGTGGATGAATCTGCGGCAGATAAGTTGAAGAAGATCTGCAGCAGTTAG